One Kaistella polysaccharea DNA segment encodes these proteins:
- a CDS encoding endonuclease/exonuclease/phosphatase family protein — MNREIISFYNVENLFTPDPPPKHKLDPTESGLQNWDERKYQNKIFKIASVFHLIEEREGILPMMIGLSEIQGRKPLEDLIALEPFNSNYGIVHYNSMDERGVDVALIYDKEKIEVISSEPLSYFFTVEKSDYEYYDTTRDVLFCRVKFQNTIINVFVLHLPSKREKDVNKSKREYILSDLKVKIDEIIKESSEPVLIFGDFNENPDEEMISNFIYDKDFNKILINPFAELFQNEKFSTYHYKSGLLFDQMMLTHDFIDENFPLTINEAKVFNHEKLQNWDQKFSGRPFRTFAGTRYLGGYSDHFPILIIFNTKM, encoded by the coding sequence ATGAATAGAGAGATTATCTCCTTCTATAATGTGGAAAATTTGTTTACGCCCGATCCACCACCCAAACATAAACTTGATCCTACTGAGTCTGGACTTCAGAATTGGGATGAAAGAAAATATCAAAATAAAATTTTTAAAATTGCCAGTGTTTTTCATTTAATTGAAGAGCGCGAAGGCATATTGCCGATGATGATTGGCTTGTCGGAAATTCAGGGCCGGAAACCCTTGGAAGATTTGATAGCGCTTGAACCCTTTAATTCAAATTACGGAATTGTTCACTACAACTCAATGGACGAACGGGGCGTAGATGTGGCGCTTATTTACGACAAAGAAAAAATTGAAGTCATTTCCTCCGAACCATTATCTTATTTTTTCACGGTAGAGAAATCTGATTATGAATATTACGATACCACGAGAGACGTTTTGTTTTGTAGAGTGAAGTTTCAAAATACGATTATTAATGTTTTCGTGCTTCACCTACCGTCAAAAAGAGAGAAAGACGTTAATAAATCAAAAAGAGAATATATTCTGAGCGATCTAAAAGTAAAAATAGATGAAATTATTAAAGAATCTTCCGAACCAGTTCTCATCTTTGGCGATTTTAATGAAAACCCAGATGAGGAAATGATCTCTAATTTTATTTATGATAAAGATTTCAACAAAATATTAATAAATCCATTTGCTGAATTATTTCAAAACGAAAAATTTTCTACATATCATTACAAAAGTGGCTTACTTTTTGACCAAATGATGCTGACCCATGATTTTATAGATGAAAACTTCCCTTTAACAATAAATGAAGCAAAAGTTTTTAACCACGAAAAATTACAGAATTGGGATCAGAAATTTTCGGGTAGACCATTTAGAACGTTTGCAGGTACAAGATATTTAGGAGGATATAGTGATCACTTTCCGATTTTAATTATCTTTAACACGAAAATGTAA